The following coding sequences lie in one Candidatus Neptunochlamydia sp. REUL1 genomic window:
- a CDS encoding glycosyltransferase family 32 protein yields MIPKKLHFTYKTDNLPKIYKENLKRWQAYCPDWEMILHTDRKVLKFFERHFPQYSNDIKKIRQGVVLADLFRYGVLYIFGGMYNDIDTIPLNPIPDEWLTLESVISYEYQPSKFECSPVPSYLTDTLCQWSFLAKPKHPIFKEALDKGMENLKEKNFELKHERDVLTATGPLLFTEIATKYLDTPEVLFLDMDVFAPIHLKTPNLSNCIVFHQFHGRSGWKLEFQCPQIKLL; encoded by the coding sequence ATGATCCCTAAAAAACTCCATTTCACCTACAAAACAGACAATCTTCCAAAAATCTATAAAGAAAACCTTAAGCGATGGCAAGCCTATTGCCCTGATTGGGAGATGATCCTCCACACAGATCGGAAAGTCCTTAAATTCTTTGAAAGACATTTTCCGCAATACTCCAACGATATTAAGAAAATTAGACAGGGCGTGGTTTTGGCTGATCTATTTCGGTATGGGGTTTTGTATATTTTTGGGGGAATGTACAACGATATCGACACGATACCACTCAACCCTATTCCTGATGAGTGGCTTACTCTTGAAAGTGTTATTAGCTATGAATATCAACCTTCCAAGTTTGAATGTAGTCCCGTTCCCAGTTACTTAACCGATACCCTTTGCCAGTGGTCATTCCTAGCAAAACCCAAACATCCTATTTTTAAAGAAGCTCTCGACAAGGGTATGGAAAATTTGAAAGAAAAAAACTTCGAGCTAAAGCATGAAAGGGATGTATTAACAGCGACAGGCCCCTTGCTTTTCACTGAAATCGCAACCAAGTACCTAGACACGCCTGAGGTTTTGTTTCTAGACATGGACGTATTTGCGCCTATCCACTTGAAAACGCCCAATCTCTCCAACTGTATCGTCTTTCATCAATTCCATGGGAGATCAGGATGGAAGCTAGAATTTCAGTGCCCTCAAATTAAACTATTGTAA
- a CDS encoding glycosyltransferase family 32 protein has protein sequence MVPKKLHFTYKTEHPPEKFQKNLNVWKKMCPDWEMHYYSDAKIFDFFKVHFPEYLSDLSKITLGAVLADVFRYAVLYIDGGMYTDIDTIPLKKIPKDWLSYQTVLGYEFQLGKGVADFRYKHNVICQWTMLSAPKNPLFKKALEKCIKNLRDINFHFSVSRQVLHATGPLLFTSIASDYLQLDQTLVLDMEIFGSFPETLPISKRSVVEHQYHGEHGWTLGIKFPNLRL, from the coding sequence ATGGTTCCCAAGAAACTTCATTTTACCTACAAAACAGAGCATCCACCCGAAAAGTTCCAGAAAAATCTCAATGTATGGAAAAAGATGTGTCCCGATTGGGAAATGCATTATTACTCAGACGCAAAGATCTTTGATTTCTTTAAAGTGCACTTTCCAGAATATCTTTCCGATCTATCGAAAATTACATTAGGTGCAGTCCTGGCAGATGTTTTCCGCTATGCCGTTTTATATATCGATGGAGGCATGTATACCGATATTGATACAATTCCCCTAAAGAAAATCCCCAAAGATTGGCTCAGCTACCAAACAGTCCTTGGATACGAATTCCAATTAGGAAAGGGCGTAGCAGATTTCCGATATAAACATAACGTGATTTGCCAATGGACAATGCTCTCGGCTCCTAAAAACCCTCTATTTAAAAAAGCTCTCGAAAAATGCATCAAAAACTTAAGAGACATCAATTTCCATTTCTCGGTCTCAAGACAGGTACTCCATGCTACAGGCCCCCTTCTATTCACATCTATCGCAAGCGACTATCTCCAATTAGATCAGACTCTTGTTTTAGACATGGAAATTTTTGGATCATTTCCCGAAACTCTTCCTATTTCTAAAAGAAGTGTTGTTGAACATCAATACCATGGAGAACACGGATGGACTTTGGGCATCAAGTTTCCTAACCTTAGGTTGTAA
- a CDS encoding IS630 transposase-related protein, whose amino-acid sequence MTYSLDFRKKVLSIRSKEKLSFAQVARRFGVSVNSVFLWSKRLEPRRTKIRPAIKIDREILMEDIKKYPDAFNYERAHRLNVSTSGIRCAMKRLRISYKKNSQPSQGLRNKKTNLSRKNRRI is encoded by the coding sequence ATGACATATTCGCTAGATTTTAGAAAAAAAGTTCTATCAATCCGAAGCAAAGAAAAATTAAGCTTTGCCCAAGTAGCAAGACGCTTTGGAGTAAGTGTAAATAGTGTGTTTCTCTGGTCTAAGAGGTTAGAGCCGAGGCGCACTAAAATCAGACCTGCAATAAAGATTGATAGAGAGATCTTGATGGAGGATATCAAGAAATACCCTGATGCCTTCAACTATGAACGAGCACATCGTCTCAACGTAAGCACTTCAGGCATTCGGTGTGCCATGAAGAGGTTAAGAATTAGCTATAAAAAAAACTCTCAACCATCCCAAGGCCTGCGAAACAAAAAGACAAATCTTTCAAGGAAAAATCGCAGAATATAA
- a CDS encoding IS630 family transposase: protein MAEYKRLGKPIVYIDESGFAHDMPRTHGYSKIGQRCFGTHDWGAKGRTNAIGALLGTSLLTLALFECNINTDAFSIWAEEDLLPKLPSESILVMDNASFHKSKSMQEKIQAAGHTLEYLPPYSPDLNPIEHKWAQAKSKRRKYQCGIDELFKEYCL from the coding sequence ATCGCAGAATATAAACGTTTGGGAAAGCCAATTGTATATATTGATGAAAGCGGGTTTGCCCATGATATGCCCCGCACCCACGGTTACTCCAAAATAGGACAGCGATGTTTTGGCACTCATGATTGGGGAGCAAAAGGAAGAACAAATGCAATAGGGGCATTACTTGGAACAAGCCTCCTTACACTTGCGTTATTCGAGTGCAATATTAATACAGACGCCTTTTCCATTTGGGCAGAGGAGGACTTGCTACCGAAACTTCCCTCTGAAAGTATTCTGGTTATGGATAATGCTTCATTCCATAAAAGCAAATCTATGCAAGAGAAGATCCAGGCTGCAGGCCATACCTTGGAATATCTTCCTCCCTATTCCCCTGATCTAAACCCTATTGAACACAAGTGGGCACAGGCAAAGTCTAAGCGAAGAAAATATCAATGTGGAATAGACGAACTTTTCAAGGAGTACTGCCTATAA
- a CDS encoding OPT/YSL family transporter produces MKEHLAAFKPFIKASEKQTEFSIRALILGILLSLLFAIGNAYLGLKVGMTISASIPTTVLSMAILRIFFRKVGILENNIVQTVASVGEGLAGGVIFTVPALFLLGVTSAIPHIFILALLGGILGVLFMIPMCRYIIVQEQPVQKF; encoded by the coding sequence GTGAAGGAACATCTAGCAGCATTCAAACCCTTTATCAAAGCAAGTGAAAAACAAACCGAGTTTTCTATTCGTGCGCTTATTCTGGGAATTTTACTCAGTCTTCTCTTTGCCATAGGAAATGCATATTTAGGCCTCAAAGTGGGAATGACAATCTCTGCATCGATTCCCACTACAGTCTTATCCATGGCTATTTTGCGCATCTTTTTTCGAAAAGTCGGAATTTTAGAAAACAATATAGTCCAAACTGTCGCCTCGGTTGGAGAGGGACTCGCTGGAGGAGTTATCTTCACCGTTCCGGCTCTTTTCCTTTTAGGTGTTACCTCCGCCATTCCCCACATCTTTATTTTGGCACTTTTAGGAGGGATTTTAGGGGTCCTTTTCATGATTCCCATGTGCCGTTACATTATTGTTCAGGAACAGCCTGTGCAGAAATTTTAA
- a CDS encoding transposase → MLERVSKQIKIFQKETGRLPIFEADKGYDASALRVKLLRRNIYPIIAKRKMGEHPEDKKIASWIRRKRWQVERAISWLQRKFRRLVVRWERKLDYWKGFLNFSLIKYWVDRLSG, encoded by the coding sequence CTGCTTGAAAGAGTAAGTAAGCAGATAAAAATCTTCCAAAAAGAGACAGGAAGGCTTCCCATATTCGAGGCAGATAAAGGTTATGATGCAAGTGCACTAAGGGTAAAATTGTTAAGACGGAATATTTATCCGATTATAGCCAAAAGGAAGATGGGGGAACATCCAGAAGATAAGAAAATTGCGTCTTGGATTCGAAGGAAGCGATGGCAAGTAGAAAGGGCAATATCATGGCTTCAAAGAAAGTTCAGACGACTTGTTGTGCGTTGGGAAAGAAAATTAGATTACTGGAAAGGATTTTTGAATTTTAGCCTTATCAAATACTGGGTGGACAGATTATCGGGATAG
- a CDS encoding PilW family protein, with protein sequence MKKHAFTLMELMIALSLAVIVLGVIFSSLYQNSVLNVKQKNGAAIVMQKVHIQERLDQIFANISDKEKQSIYTDKKGDLHFQFDHGIDPEPEFCGMICGKLEHCNGDLVLSLMGDEKVRSECLCPNVETLNCEFLTHDGHDVQTTDAWPEEEAKKPLYLKLSIDDESYIFWINHQGMEIPLK encoded by the coding sequence ATGAAAAAACACGCTTTTACACTGATGGAGCTCATGATTGCCCTTTCCCTGGCTGTGATCGTCTTGGGAGTTATCTTCTCATCGCTTTATCAGAACTCAGTCCTTAATGTAAAGCAAAAGAACGGGGCCGCTATAGTGATGCAAAAGGTCCATATCCAAGAACGTCTCGATCAAATCTTCGCCAACATTTCAGATAAAGAGAAGCAATCTATTTACACAGATAAAAAAGGGGACCTCCATTTCCAGTTTGACCATGGAATTGACCCCGAGCCAGAATTTTGTGGTATGATTTGTGGAAAACTTGAACACTGCAATGGGGATCTTGTTCTCTCTTTAATGGGAGATGAAAAGGTCCGATCTGAATGCCTTTGCCCCAACGTGGAAACCTTAAACTGTGAATTCCTCACACATGACGGCCATGATGTACAAACAACTGATGCTTGGCCTGAAGAAGAAGCTAAAAAACCCCTCTACCTTAAACTATCCATAGATGATGAGTCCTATATTTTCTGGATCAACCATCAAGGAATGGAGATCCCCTTAAAATGA